The stretch of DNA GTAGTCGTCCACGCCCACCAGCCTGTCGCAGGCGGCCAGGGCGCACAGCGTTTCGCTGGTGCTGGGCAGCATGCTCACAATGCGCTTTGGCTCGGCCTTCAGGGTCACCTTGCGGCCCAGGTCGTCGGTGAAGGTCAGGGGGTAGGTGGTGGCGCTGGCCGCCGCCGACAGGGCGGCGCACAGGACAGCAGTCAGGGTCAGGGCACGGTTCATGGGCAGTCTCCTTGCCTGGACCCCTCGGTCTTCGGCGCCACAAAAACGCCGCCCCAGTCGGGGGGCGGTCAGGGGTCAACGCAGGGGCCGCGTGCGGGGGGCCCACGGGGGGGCCGCCAACTTTCACGGCCGTGCCCCCTTTCCGCGAGAGGTCAGGCCACATGCTCCGCAGGGCGAGGCATGAACGGCGGAGGTGTTCGGTCTTGTCCCCACGCCTGGCGGGGCTTACCGTTGCGCGACAGAACCGGACTCTCACCGGATTTCCCCCCGCAGCCGTCAGGGGGCAGTATAGAGCACAGAGCTTCTCCGCCTGCCAAAGAGGGCGAGGCCCTTACGGCCTGACCAGATACTGCGCGTTGCTGGCCAAGCTGTCGCCGTCGCGCACGACATCAAACAGCGCCCTGGTGAGTTTATTGTTTGGGTCAACGCTCCAATAGTCAGGCTTCTTGCCGTCGCGCAACCGCACACCCACTGGAACCAAATACACGACAGGAAGAATGTTGGGGTCACGACGGGCCATCTCCAAGGCCTGCTCCATGCTCAATTGATTGCTGGGATCATAGCCGAGAAGTTGACCTTCGGCGTTAAAACGTGCGCCCCGCAATTCGCGCATACGTGCGACCTGAGCACCCACATTTGGAGCTTTAAATTCAACCCTGGCAGTACCCTGACTGCCAGAAGTTTTTACATCAATCACTTTCCAACTGTACTCGTTGAGGTCGGACGGCTCACGGCGATCTATATAAGGTGTCAATACGCCCCATGTCTGAGCGAGTATTTGTTCACCAGTCTGAGTTTCTCCCAATGAAGCCGCCAGGATATTGGCATCAACTAAAAGCAGTCCCCGGATGAATTGATCTATGGCCTGCTCAGGTGTACGCGTGGCGCGCTTGGCGGTATTCTGTGTCACGATAATGGCCCCCCCAGCAAGAACAAGAGCGGCAATAAGAAAGGTGCTGTTCATACGAGTCACCTCAGGTAAGCGAGCCGAACGTCCTCTTCGGCTAAAATGCGCTTGACAGCATCCCTTTTGCCCTTAGGAAGGGCTAGATAGATGTCGCTAACGGTGGCCTGAATAAAGGCATCTCGGCTGCCAAGCGCATTCCATTTAATAATGAGATTGGCGGCGTTCATAGATTCTAAGTACGTGTAATAATTATCGAGTAAAAAATCGCTTATTGCGCCTCGTTGACCGGGTGGAAAGGCATTCACTAATGAAAACGCGTCCACCATATTAACAACCATCACCAGGCTGCCCTGATCTTTGGCTGTTTTCAAGGCCAGCATGACCAGCTGCTGGACATCCGGTTCGTCAAAGCCTTTGGAGTACAGGTAGATCAGCTGCAAGAGCATCGTGGCATGTCGCTCAGGCACCATTCTTTCGCGCTGCTGGGAATCACGGTAGGCTTTGGTCTCTTTGGCAACGTACTGATTGCCCACCGTGAAGTCCTGTAAAAAATCCTGTCCCCAGACTTGCAGGCCCCCCAAGACATCACCGTAGCGGTCCACCGTTGAAGTGGGTTGAATCCCAGCCATAACGGGCTGAATGGCATCTGGCGCAATTTTGTTCAGATTCCCGATGCCTGCTTGCGGTGTTTTTGTGATGTCTCCCGTCAATTTGCCGTCTTTAAGCGTATAGGGGTTCTGAGGCGTCAGACCCTGACCCACCAGCGCCGTCATACGCCGCCAGGTGACCAGACGTTCGGTGCTCATGTCCGCACCCATGACGTACCGCATCGCCCCGTCTGTCAGATTGGCCTGGATGCCCTGAAAGACCGCCCATGTCCCGACGGCACCGCTGACACTGCCGTTGTTGAGAAGCCTCTGTATATCGCCGTACATCTTGCGCCCGGCAATATCGAACACCCCGCTCATGCGGAAAAAGTCCGGTTTGAAGTCCGATGGCTTGGCGCCGTACTTCTGTCCGTAGCTCTGCGCCACCCAGGCCTCGGCGCGCGGCAGGTCAAAGCGAATGTGTGCCAGCATGGACGCCACCAAGGCGAACAGCACCCCACCTGCCTCCGTCGGGAAACCGTCACCGTGTTCCATGTTGTGGGCGCTTTGAAACGCCGCTTTCCAATGCGGCTCCACCTGGGACTGTGCCGCCTTCAGGTTGTCGGCGTAAATCTTGTCGAAGTACAGAACGCACTGCATCACGTAGCTGGGGTAATCGAAGGTTCGTTCTTCGCAGTACCGTATTTCCTGTTCTGTGACGTAGCTGTAGACTTTGGCGAACCAGTAACGGTAGTCCAGGACCTTCGTCTTGTCTTTGCTGAGCATCGCGTCAGCCCGGTCACGTTGCCCCTTGAGGAGACTGCGCGCCCCGGCAAGCAGGGTCTTGTACGCGGACTCGCTCTCGCCAATGTTGATGTTGGGGACACCGAACTCGTCCCGGACAGGTGGATGACCGAAGAGCTTGCCCTTCTTGCGCCAAGGGCTAATGGCCCCAGCCAGACGGTTCGCTGTTGCCTGGGCAGAGGTTGAAGGTGCCAGGGCCATAACGGGTTCAGTTTGCTCGCGTGCCGCAGCGGGCGCCGTCGTGTTGGCGGTGGTGGATTGACGGGAAGATGGGGTCGCGCCCTCGCCAGGGCGACGCGGCTCGAACGTCATGGCTTAACCCTAGGTCATCTGGCCTGGGGTCTGGGCGCAGATTGACCAGCCCTTGGGTGGCCGCTGCCTTCAGAGAGTCTTAGGGGAGTGGGTCGCCCAGCGGCCCGGACAGGCCGGTCAGCACCTCGGCCAGCTCTGCCGTGACCGCCTTGATGCCCCCGCGCGGTGAGATGGGCTCGCCAAAGCGGATCACCCAGGCCTTGCCCCGGCGGCTGATGCCGGCCGGCAGAATGGGCGCCCGGCCCTTGGCGGCAATCAGGGCCACGCCGCCCTGCATCTCGGCGCCGCCGCGCGTGCCCTGCGGAAAGATGCCCACGGTGCCGCCCGCCTTCAGCACCCGCAGGGCGGTGCGCACCGCGACCAGATCATTGCCGCTGCGGTCCACCGGAAACGATCCCCCAGCGCGGATGATGTGCCCAATGCCGGGCACAAACAGCTCTTTTTTCGCCATGAACTGTAGGTAACGCCCCGGCGGCAGCGCGCGGGCCACCAGAAACGGGTCCAGGGCGCCGACATGGTTGGCGGCCACCACCAGCGGGGTGCCCGGGGGCGGCACGTGCTCGCGGCCATGCACTTCCAGGTGTTGCCCCGCCAGCAGCACGGGCAGGTAGGTCACGTCCACCACCAAGCGGTACACCCGGGGGTTCACGGGGGGCGCGGGCGGTTCGGCAGGGGGCACCTGGGCGGGGGCAGCGCGCTCGGGGCGGGCGGCGTCACTCATGGGGGTCAGCATACGCGCCGGGGCCGGGGGCTCACAGCGCAACCCAACATCGCCCAGGGCGGCGCCAGGGCGAACGAAGTGAGAGCGGGCACCATATGGCTTGAAGGTGAACTCTGCAGGTCATGTGGTGCGAGCGGCGCGAGTGCCCGCGACAGACAGCGGTTGGCGTGGCGTTGAGGGGCTGCTTTCCTCCCCTGGGCCGAACGGGAGACCGTTGTGAGGGTTCGGCCGAGACAGCGCCGCCAACGGAAGTGCAGGGGCCGTCATCTGGCCCGTGGCTACACCTGGCCGCCGCCGTCAGTCCTCATCCTCGTCGGCTTCGTTGTCCAGGGCCTCATCCTCGGGATCCTCGTCGGCGCCGGCCCAGTCGCCGGCCAGCACCGCGCGCACCGCTTCAATGCGCGCGCGGCACTCGGCGTAGGCTTCGCGCGCCTCTTCCAGCAGGGGCAGCACGCGGTCCAGATCGGCCTCGCCGCCCTCCAGTTCGGCAGCAATCCGCGACAGCCGGGCATAGGCCTCGCGGTAGGACAGTGGACGGGGGGCACTCACGCGGGCCATGCTAGCGCCCCCCGCTAGGCTGGGGCCATGCCCGCTGCGCCCACCCCGCCCCCTCAACACTTTGACCTGACCGCCTTGCCTGCGGCGGCGCGCTACAAGCTGCTCACGGCGGTGGTGGTGCCCCGGCCCATCGCCTGGGTCTGCACCCTGGGCGAGGACGGGCATGTGAATCTGGCGCCCTATTCCTTTTTTGGCCTGATGGGCTCGGACCCGCCCGTGGTGGCCTTTGCCCCCGGGAACCGCCCCGACGGCACCCCCAAGGACACCGCGCGCAACATTGGCCCCGGCGGCGCCTTTACGGTGAATCTGGTCAGCTTCGACCTCGCGCCGCTGATGAACGCCACCGCCACCGACTTTCCGCACGGGCACAGCGAGCCGGGCGTCCTGGGCATTGCCCTGGCCCCGGGCGTGCAGGTGCCCACCCCGCGCGTGGTGGCGGCCCCGGCGGCCCTGGAATGCCGCGAGGTGCAGACCCTCACCATTGGCCGCACCCGCATCATCCTGGGCGAGGTGCTGGGGCTGGCCCTGCAGCCGGAGGCCGTGCAGGACGCCGCGCAGTACCACGTCGACACCGCCGCGCTGGACCTCGTGGGGCGGCTGGGGGGCCGGGGCACCTACGCGCGCACGCGCGACACCTTTGTGCTGGACCGCCTGACCTTCGAAGTGTGGCAGGCCGCGCAGGAAGGGGAGAGCTAGGCTCAGCGCGGCAGGGTCACGCTGGCGTTCAGGTTGCCGGTGGCCTCGCCCGTCACCAGCAGGGCCTCCGGGGTCACCTGCACCGCACGCACCTTCAGGGGGCCCACTGTGCCCTGCAGGGTCACGCCGGGGGCCACGGTGAAGGGCAGCCGGGCCTGCAGCGCGGCGCGGGCCCGGTCCAGCGGCGGGCGCAGGTCAAAGCGGGCGGCGCCCTGCAGGTAGGCCTGGGCGCGGGCGTCGGCCAGATACCCGATCACGCGGCCGGTCAGGCCTTCGCGCCGGGTGGTGACCCGCACGCCCTGCAGGGTCAGGGTCTGGCCGGCGGGGTCCAGGGCCGGGGTGCCCTGCACGTCCACGGTGGCCCCCACCCGCAGGCCCAGCGGCCCGGTGATCTGCACGCGCACAGCGGCGTTCAGGCGCGCGCCGGCCGGGCTGAACGTCACGCCCAGCACCCGCAGGGTGGGCGAGGTGGGCACCGGCAGGGGCAGCGTTCTCTGGGCCGCAGCCTGGGTGGCCAGCCGCGAGAGTTCCGGGTAGGGCAGCCGCACAGGCACCTGCAGGTCCAGGCCGGGGCTCAGCTGCGGCACGGTGTTCAGCGGCGGCAGGGGGCGCGCGGGGCCCGGGGCCGGGGCGCGGCCCAGACCGGCTCCCA from Deinococcus multiflagellatus encodes:
- a CDS encoding DUF5995 family protein, giving the protein MTFEPRRPGEGATPSSRQSTTANTTAPAAAREQTEPVMALAPSTSAQATANRLAGAISPWRKKGKLFGHPPVRDEFGVPNINIGESESAYKTLLAGARSLLKGQRDRADAMLSKDKTKVLDYRYWFAKVYSYVTEQEIRYCEERTFDYPSYVMQCVLYFDKIYADNLKAAQSQVEPHWKAAFQSAHNMEHGDGFPTEAGGVLFALVASMLAHIRFDLPRAEAWVAQSYGQKYGAKPSDFKPDFFRMSGVFDIAGRKMYGDIQRLLNNGSVSGAVGTWAVFQGIQANLTDGAMRYVMGADMSTERLVTWRRMTALVGQGLTPQNPYTLKDGKLTGDITKTPQAGIGNLNKIAPDAIQPVMAGIQPTSTVDRYGDVLGGLQVWGQDFLQDFTVGNQYVAKETKAYRDSQQRERMVPERHATMLLQLIYLYSKGFDEPDVQQLVMLALKTAKDQGSLVMVVNMVDAFSLVNAFPPGQRGAISDFLLDNYYTYLESMNAANLIIKWNALGSRDAFIQATVSDIYLALPKGKRDAVKRILAEEDVRLAYLR
- a CDS encoding lysophospholipid acyltransferase family protein, with protein sequence MSDAARPERAAPAQVPPAEPPAPPVNPRVYRLVVDVTYLPVLLAGQHLEVHGREHVPPPGTPLVVAANHVGALDPFLVARALPPGRYLQFMAKKELFVPGIGHIIRAGGSFPVDRSGNDLVAVRTALRVLKAGGTVGIFPQGTRGGAEMQGGVALIAAKGRAPILPAGISRRGKAWVIRFGEPISPRGGIKAVTAELAEVLTGLSGPLGDPLP
- the xseB gene encoding exodeoxyribonuclease VII small subunit produces the protein MSAPRPLSYREAYARLSRIAAELEGGEADLDRVLPLLEEAREAYAECRARIEAVRAVLAGDWAGADEDPEDEALDNEADEDED
- a CDS encoding flavin reductase family protein, which produces MPAAPTPPPQHFDLTALPAAARYKLLTAVVVPRPIAWVCTLGEDGHVNLAPYSFFGLMGSDPPVVAFAPGNRPDGTPKDTARNIGPGGAFTVNLVSFDLAPLMNATATDFPHGHSEPGVLGIALAPGVQVPTPRVVAAPAALECREVQTLTIGRTRIILGEVLGLALQPEAVQDAAQYHVDTAALDLVGRLGGRGTYARTRDTFVLDRLTFEVWQAAQEGES